CGCTCTGCTGGTTCTCGATGGTCTTGGCGGTGTAGGCGCTGACGCTGAACGGGGTGTCCATGATGTCGCGGTTACCCAGCAGGCCGATGCGGGCGCCACGGGCGACCTGGCCACCGCTGTAGGTGTCCGGCAGGTCGCTGTTGAACCCACTGGCATTGACTGTGGTGGCGCCCAACGTCAGTGCGCCGTCCTCGCCGCCGCCACGCAGGATGATCACGCCGTTCTCCTCCACTGCCACCAGGTCGCTGCCTGCCAGCACCTGGCGCAGGGCCTGCAGCACCGTGTAGCGCCCTTGCAGCGCCGGGGCGCCGCGCCCGGACAGCAGGCGGCTGTCGGCGGCGATGGCCACGCCCGACTCATGGGCCAGGGCATGCACCGTGGCTTCCAGCGACTGGCTCGGCAGGTCCAGGGTCAGCGGCGGGCTGTCGGCCTGGGCCACTTGGGCCGCCAGCAGGCCGGCGCAAGCCAGGGCCAGGCGGCGCAGGGTGCCGGGGAAGCGGGTGGAGGAAAGCGACATGATCGGTCCTTGCAGAAGGTGGGTTCACAGCTGATGACGCGACAGCCGCGAATTACCCCTCAAAGAAATTTCGGCACATGAAAACCGGGATCAACGCTGCACGATCAGGCGATGCCCGCCCTGCTCCACCAACCGTACTGGCAGAACACGTGGCAGTGCTTCGAGCAACACCTCGGGCTGGTCGCTGGGGAAGCTGCCGGTCAGGCGCAGGGCGCTGGCGCCAGGGTCGAGGGCCACCGGCCGCGTCACGTAGGCATTGAGCTCGCCGATCACTTCGCTCAAGGGCTGGTCGGTGAACGACCACCAACCACGCTGCCAATGCGCCAGGTCGGGACCGAACGCGCCACCCGCGCGCAATGTGCCCAATTGGCCCTGGCCATCCAGGCAGATGCGCTCACCAGCCTGAAGAACCTGCTCGCCGCCCTCCAGCCCACGCACCTGCACCCGCCCTCTGGCGACCGCCACCTGCACGCGGTCTCCTCGGTCGCTGACGGTGAAGGCCGTGCCCAACACCTGGACCAGCCCGAGGCGGGTACTGACCAGGAACGGGCGCCACAGCTCATGGGCGACATCGAAGAAGGCATTGCCATGCAGCAACATGACCCGGCGTTCGCCATGGTCGAAGTGCACCCGCAAGTTACTTTCGGCGGCCACCAGCAACTGGCTGCCATCGGGCAGGGTGAGCGAGCGTGGCGCTTCGGCGTGTGCGGTCTGCAGGCCGTACTGGAAAGGCGCAGTACGCTTGAACATCCACCCCAGCCAGCCACCGGCGCCCAGCACCAGCGCCAAGGCGCCACCCTGGCGCAACAGTCGTCGCCGCCCGGTATCGCACGCGTGCGGCTGGACCGCCGAACGCAATTGCGGGGTCAGGCGATGGACCATCTGCCAACGCTGCTCGGCCTCCCGCCAGGCGCGCTCGTGTTCGTCGCTCCGGCCGCGCCAGCGTTGCGCCTGGTCACCCAGCTGGCGCACCCGCTCGGGGTCATCACCCTGCAAGGCGGCCAGATAGACCAAGGCCTGCTGGACCTTGCGCGGCGAGGCCTGCTCAAACATCACGCACGCTCATACGCAGTTCGGAAAGGTCGAACACCGCCCGGGCGATATGCAGTTCCACCGATTTCGCCGACAGCCCCAGCGCCTCGCACACCTCGCGGTGGCTGTGGCCATGCAGGCGCACGCGCACGAACACCTCGCGGCGCAGGCGCGGCATGCGCTCGATCCGCGCGATCAGCAGTTGCAACTGCTCGCGGGCGATCATGATGTCTTCCACGCTGGGGGTCAGCAGCTCGGCCCTCGCCAGCCAGTCCTCCAGTGCCGCCAGCTCGGTACTGCGCCGCCGGTACTGGTCGATGCACAGGTTGCGCGCAGCCTGGAACAGCAAGGCGCGGGCATTGATCACCGGGCTGTTGAGCGCATGGGCATAGGCCTGGGCAAAGCTGGACTGGGCAATGTCGGCGGCGTCGTCGGGATTGCGCAGACGCCCGCAGAGGTAGCGGCGCAGGTCACTATAGTGGGCGAGCAGGTCGTCGACGACGGTCTGGAGGGCCGGATGGGTGTTCCAAGGCGCGGAAAGGGAGGTCATTGCACGGGACTGTGACAAGTGCTCGTTAATAGGAATTCCTATCATTCTCACACATGTCATTCAGCCATCGCCAGTCTCACATGGCACAACCCGCCCTGTAGGAGCCAGCCTTGCTGGCGAACAGCCTCGCCACCGTCGGCAAGGCTGCGCTGTGCATCGCCAGCAACGCTGGCTCCTACAGAACCGCCGTCAACATTGGCGGTCAATAACCCAACGTGCCCAGCAACTGGTCTTCCTTGCCGACCGAACGGCCATAGAAGCGCATCAGTTCACCCGCTCGGTTGGTGAAAATCCCATCCACACCCGCCTTCATGGCCTTCTCGAAGTCCACTTTTTCATCGAGGGTGTAGACGTGCACCAGCATGCCGCGCTCATGGGTTGCCTGGTTCATCCAAGGCTGGATCAGGTCGGAATAGCTCTGCTCCCCCAGGTGCGTGCGCACCGCCGAAGGGCCGGTACCGATGGCGCCACCTTCCTTGGCATAACCGAGCCAGCGCTCGAACTCGGCGCGGTCCTTGGGCTGCTGGCGTGCGTAGAAGGCCGACTTGTCCTGTTCACCCGACTCGGCGAAGTCCTGCCCCGAGGCCGGCTCGACACTGCCCTTGGCCACCCACAACAGGAGGATCTTCGGCACCTGCGGCATGGCCTCGTGCAGCAGCTTGAGGCTGTTGCGGTCGAAGGTCTGCAGCACCACCTTGCCCGGCTTGTCCAGCCAGCCACGTGCCTCGAGGCGCTTCTTCAGGTCCTGTTCGATCCCTGGGAACTGGGCCGGTTCCTTGGTCTCGATGTACAGGCCAGGGTGGCGCTTGGGATCCGCCTCGGCGATATCGATCACCTCATCCAGGGTGAGGATGCGCTGTTGCTTGAAGTGCTCCCGGGCTCGCTCGGGGTAGGCCTTGTTGAACCAACTGCCGGCATCCAGCGACTTGAGTTCCGCCAGGGTGAAAGCGCTCACCGGGCTGTTCTTGCGCTCGGGGAAGCGCTCGGCGACGTCGCTGGTGCGCAGCAGCACATCGTCGTGGACCACCACCAGCACGCCATCGCGGGTGCGCTGCAGGTCCATTTCCAGGTAATCGGCACCCAGCTCGCGGGCCAACTGGTAGGCGGGCGTGGTGGATTCCGGTGCATCGAACGAGGCGCCGCGGTGGGCGATCACCGCCGGTTGCGGGATGCCCTGGGCACGGGCGAGTGCCTGGCCATCGACGGCCTGGGCAGCGCCCGTGGCCAGCAAGGTGGTCAGGCCAAGGGCCTGGATGAGGGTCTTGTGCATTGAAGTAGTCCTTTGTCTGTCTGTACCGGCCCCTCACGGGCAAGCCCGCTGTCTACAGGTGGTTGCAGGGGTCGGTGGATTCCTGCAGGCCGCAAGCCTCGCACACTCTGCATGACATGCTAAAGTCCCCGCGTTTTCCGCCACACCCAACGGACCGCCCATGCCCGCACTCGACGCCCACCTGCCCGCCTGGGCCGACCTCAACCAACGCCACCCGTGCAGCACCCTGCTGCTGGGCAACGGCGCCAGCCGCGCACTGTGGAAACCGTTTGGCTATTTCTCGCTGTTCGAGGAGGCCCAGCGCGTGCGGCACAAGGCGCTGGGGGTGAGCGACCAGGCGCTGTTCAAGGCCCTGGGCAGTGAACTGTTCGAGCCGGTGCTCAGTACCCTGAACACCACGGTGCGGGCCAACGCCGCGCTGGCGATCAGTTCCACCGCGCCGCTGAACCGCTACTACTCGATCAAGGAAGCATTGATCCACGCGGTGCGTGCCGTGCACTTGCCCTGGCCGTTGCTCGGCGCGGCAACCCGCAGGGCGATCAACCAGGCCTTGCGCCAGTACCAGAACGTCTACACCAGCAACTACGACCTGATCCTGCCATGGGCCATTGCCGAAAGCCCGGAAGGCTTCGCCGACCTGTTCGACGAGCAGGGCTTCTTCGATGTGCGTCGCACCGGTGGCGAAGGTGTCCGCGTGATGCACCTGCACGGCGGCATGCACCTGCTCAAGCTCCCTGACGGCAGCACCCGCCGACGCAGCGCCGAGCAGGCCGAACTGCTCGAGGGCTTCGCCGTCAACATTCCCGGCGAAGTGCCGCTGTTCGTCAACGAGAGCCGTAGCGACGACAAGCTGCGTGCGATCCGCAGTTCCGACTACCTGAGCTGGTGCCTGGGCCAGTTGGCCCGCGAGCACGATGGGGTGTGCCTGTTCGGCCAGCACCTGGACACCACTGACCAGCACCTGCTCGATGCGCTTCGCCAAGCCAGGCCAAAGCACCTGGTGATTGCCATTCGCGCCTTGAGCGACGCGTCGATCATCAACCAGAAGCAGCATTTCATCGATCGCTTCGCCGACCTTGACGATGTTTCACTGCATTTCTTCGACGCTTCGACCCACCCACTGGGGCTTGCCGAGCTGGCCATCAGCGTGCCGGACAACCACAGCCGACGGCGCTGAAACGACGCGACTGCAATACTTTGCAAATGTAAATAATTATCGATAAGATCCGCACCCTTTCCCACGCCAGCCCCGGAAAGCGTGCATGCAGCGCCCCAAGCCCGACCCCGCCGCCCAGGAAACCTGCCGTGGTTTCTACGCTGACATCCTGCACTTCCTGCGCAAGCGCATGGACAATGCCAGCGATGCCGCGGACATGACCCAGGATGTGTTCGCCCAATGGCTGGGTTACCGTGACCGCGCCAAGGTGCAGCAGCCGCGGGCCTTCCTGTTCCAGGTCGCGCGCAACCTGCTCAGCGACCACTGGCGCCGGCAGAAAGTCCGCCACGCGGTACTGGAGGAGGACGCCCCCGCCGACGAGCTGGCCACCCCTGGCAACGAGCCGCTTGACCATGCCCAGCAGCAGCAGCGGCTGAATCAATTACGCCAAGTGCTCGCGGAACTCTCGCCGCGACGCCGAGAAGCCCTTATGCTGCACCGCTTCGAAGGCCTGACCCAGGCCCAGATCGCCGAACGCATGAACATTTCCGTCAGCATGGTCGAGAAGCACATCGCCGCCGCCCTGCTGCAGTGCAAGCAACGCCTGGACAGTGACACCGGCACGGAGCAGCTTCCATGACCCCCATCGACGAACTCGACCCGCGCCCCATCGACGCCCAGGCGGCCAGCTGGTTCAGCCGCAACCGCAACGCGCCGTCGCGGGATCAGCGCAAGGCATTCACCCAGTGGATGCAGACTCCCGAGCACGCCCGCGCCTATCGCCAGTTCGAGCAACTGTGGGACGACCTCGCCGCCCTCAAGCAAGCCAGCCGGCCAGTACCCCTGCCAGTGCGTCGCGCCCCTCGCTGGCGCCCGGCACTGGCGGCGGCGGCCGCTGTGTTGGCCACGGTACTGGTGGGCAACCTGGACGCTGGCAGCGAAACCTACAGCGAGCGCTTGGCTGCCAGCCCTGAGATGCGCAGCCTGCGCCTACCCGACGGCAGCCAGTTGTACATCAATGCCCAGACCCGCCTGCGCCTGGATTTCACCGCCGAACGTCGGCTGATCCACCTCGACCATGGCCAGCTGTATATCGAGGTGGCGCCCGACAAGGAGCGCCCACTGTTCGTCGATGCCGGCAGCGCCCGCGTGCGCGTCGTGGGTACCGGCTTCGACCTGCGCCGTGGCGACCGGGAACTGGTGGTCGGCGTCGCCCATGGCCAGGTGGCCTTCGAGACCCCAGGCGAGCGCCAGCCACCGCTGCTGCTCGGCGCCCATCAGGGCGCTACCTACGATCAGGCACGCGGCACCCTGGTACGCCATGAACTGGGCGAACAGCCCGTGGCCGAC
This genomic stretch from Pseudomonas entomophila L48 harbors:
- a CDS encoding FecR family protein, with protein sequence MFEQASPRKVQQALVYLAALQGDDPERVRQLGDQAQRWRGRSDEHERAWREAEQRWQMVHRLTPQLRSAVQPHACDTGRRRLLRQGGALALVLGAGGWLGWMFKRTAPFQYGLQTAHAEAPRSLTLPDGSQLLVAAESNLRVHFDHGERRVMLLHGNAFFDVAHELWRPFLVSTRLGLVQVLGTAFTVSDRGDRVQVAVARGRVQVRGLEGGEQVLQAGERICLDGQGQLGTLRAGGAFGPDLAHWQRGWWSFTDQPLSEVIGELNAYVTRPVALDPGASALRLTGSFPSDQPEVLLEALPRVLPVRLVEQGGHRLIVQR
- a CDS encoding RNA polymerase sigma factor, with the protein product MTSLSAPWNTHPALQTVVDDLLAHYSDLRRYLCGRLRNPDDAADIAQSSFAQAYAHALNSPVINARALLFQAARNLCIDQYRRRSTELAALEDWLARAELLTPSVEDIMIAREQLQLLIARIERMPRLRREVFVRVRLHGHSHREVCEALGLSAKSVELHIARAVFDLSELRMSVRDV
- a CDS encoding glycerophosphodiester phosphodiesterase family protein, which gives rise to MHKTLIQALGLTTLLATGAAQAVDGQALARAQGIPQPAVIAHRGASFDAPESTTPAYQLARELGADYLEMDLQRTRDGVLVVVHDDVLLRTSDVAERFPERKNSPVSAFTLAELKSLDAGSWFNKAYPERAREHFKQQRILTLDEVIDIAEADPKRHPGLYIETKEPAQFPGIEQDLKKRLEARGWLDKPGKVVLQTFDRNSLKLLHEAMPQVPKILLLWVAKGSVEPASGQDFAESGEQDKSAFYARQQPKDRAEFERWLGYAKEGGAIGTGPSAVRTHLGEQSYSDLIQPWMNQATHERGMLVHVYTLDEKVDFEKAMKAGVDGIFTNRAGELMRFYGRSVGKEDQLLGTLGY
- a CDS encoding DUF4917 family protein, with the translated sequence MPALDAHLPAWADLNQRHPCSTLLLGNGASRALWKPFGYFSLFEEAQRVRHKALGVSDQALFKALGSELFEPVLSTLNTTVRANAALAISSTAPLNRYYSIKEALIHAVRAVHLPWPLLGAATRRAINQALRQYQNVYTSNYDLILPWAIAESPEGFADLFDEQGFFDVRRTGGEGVRVMHLHGGMHLLKLPDGSTRRRSAEQAELLEGFAVNIPGEVPLFVNESRSDDKLRAIRSSDYLSWCLGQLAREHDGVCLFGQHLDTTDQHLLDALRQARPKHLVIAIRALSDASIINQKQHFIDRFADLDDVSLHFFDASTHPLGLAELAISVPDNHSRRR
- a CDS encoding RNA polymerase sigma factor; this translates as MQRPKPDPAAQETCRGFYADILHFLRKRMDNASDAADMTQDVFAQWLGYRDRAKVQQPRAFLFQVARNLLSDHWRRQKVRHAVLEEDAPADELATPGNEPLDHAQQQQRLNQLRQVLAELSPRRREALMLHRFEGLTQAQIAERMNISVSMVEKHIAAALLQCKQRLDSDTGTEQLP
- a CDS encoding FecR family protein; its protein translation is MTPIDELDPRPIDAQAASWFSRNRNAPSRDQRKAFTQWMQTPEHARAYRQFEQLWDDLAALKQASRPVPLPVRRAPRWRPALAAAAAVLATVLVGNLDAGSETYSERLAASPEMRSLRLPDGSQLYINAQTRLRLDFTAERRLIHLDHGQLYIEVAPDKERPLFVDAGSARVRVVGTGFDLRRGDRELVVGVAHGQVAFETPGERQPPLLLGAHQGATYDQARGTLVRHELGEQPVADWREGHVSFRNRELASLIDELGLYRQQPVLLADPALGRYKVSGNLDVQDPDALLNALPALLPVKTTLLADGRLRIERR